AGTCAGATCCATACAGATGCCCTTTACTATGATTCCATTCGGGATCGACTGATTGGCGAGTTAGTCCTGCTCGGGGGCACTCTGCTCATCCTCGCACTCTGCTACTGGTATTTGCCAGTTAGCAAAACGTTAGAAGTACCGATAGTAGTGAAAAGCCTGGCACTGGTCCGCTTTATCCCGTTGGATATTCGGATGGTACTGTCGTTCATACTTGGCATCACGTATCTCATTATGATCGCGAACATGCGCTTTTTCTTCTTGCCAATTGATGGGGAGCATTTCTTCACCCTTGCGTTCGTTTCGTTGTTTACTGCTTACCTGCTTCTACAATTTATGGAGGCATGGCTTATGTACAACCAACCTGAGAGATTTACGCAGCAGTGGCAAAAGAGTATTTTCGCCAGACAACGTGTCCTTCTTCAAGAAAGCTATGCCAATCGCGGCATGTTCTTTAAAGTATCCACGTTGTTCATCCTGACTGTCATGTTCGGAATGAGTATCGGTTTCGGATTCGTCGCCTTAATCGAAAGTTCTGGTGGCTTACTGATTCTCAGCTTTTTGTATGGCATGTTTTACATGACCGTGGTTTTCCCATACGCGCTTAGACGCTTGGGACTGATGAACCGCATCATGCGAGGTGCCTCCGAAATGGCTGGAGGTAATCTGAACACTACGATCCAAAAGGTAAAAAAAGGGAAGTTATCTGATCTCGCGCACTCTCTCAACAACATCACAATGGGACTCAAGCACGCGATGGAAGAGCAGATGAAAAGCGAGCGCATGAAATCCGAATTGATCACCAATGTTTCTCATGATTTAAAAACACCGCTGACGTCGATTATCAACTACGTTACCCTGCTCAAGCAGGAAGATTTGACTTCTGAGGAACGCAAGAGCTACGTCGATGTCTTGGATCGAAAAGCAGATCGACTGCGCGTCCTCATCGATGACCTGTTTGACGCAGCCAAAATGTCCAGCGGCGCGGTTGAGCTGAATATCGAGCAAGTGAATGTAGCGTCCCTGCTCAACCAATCCATCGCTGAATTCAGTGACAAAATCGACCAATCGACGCTCACTTTCCGCGTAACGACGGAACAGCCGAAGATCGTCGCTCCTCTGGATGGCAAGAAAACATGGCGTGTATTCGAGAATCTGATCGGCAACGCCCTGAAGTATTCCATGCCAAACACGCGCGTCCTGATTCATTTGGCAGAGACAGAGGACGAGGTTATCCTGACGTTCAAAAATGTCTCCGCCTACGAAATCGACTTTGATGCACAGGAACTGTTTGAACGGTTCAAGCGGGCTGACCAATCCCGTCATACCGAAGGCTCTGGCCTCGGCTTGGCTATCGCAAAAAGCATCGTAGAGCTGCAAGGCGGCAGGCTGTCTATCGATATTGATGGCGATTACTTCAAAGTCACGGTCGTATTCCGCAAGCACGTGTAAGGATCAAATAGGAAAGCCAGTGCCCGATCGTCAGGCACTGGCTTTATTACGTGGTTTTATCTCTGTTAGATGGCAAAGTTCCTTTCAAATAGGGCCGCAATACTGGCAGCCACTTCTTGCTCATCGGCCCCCTCCACCTCAAACATAATTTCATCTCCGGTCTTTGCCCCCAGAGCCATTACGCTGAGGATGCTTTTGCCATTAGCCTGCTTGTCATTGTAGATCATCTTGACTGACGAGCTGTATTGATTGAGCAGATTCACCAAGACAGAAGCAGGGCGAGCATGGAGACCTCCACTCACGGCTACTTCCAGATTCATTCGGATCAATTTCACGCCTCCCTTCCTGTCCTTGTACATGCAATCCTCTCACAAGAAAAACTTCTCGATGACTTCTGCCACCCCATGCCGATCATTCGTTTCCGTGACATGCCGAGCCAGCTGTTTCAGGTCATCAGGAGCATTGCCCATCGCCACACCCATTCCGGCGAATTGGAGCATCTCTGCATCATTGTAGTTGTCTCCTACAGCAACGATCTCGTCTGGCTGAATCGCAAGCCTCTCACTCACTACCGCAAGACCACTTGCTTTGGAGATGCCCACAGGCAATATTTCCAAATTATTCGCACCTGATGCCGTCACGCGAATCCCCGAAAGCTCGGCTTTCTCAAGCTCTTGTCTTGCTTCCAACAGACGCTTCTCGTCTCCCGTGACGAATATTTTCGGAGCACACACCTCATGTTTTCGAACGTATCCGGCTATCAACCGC
The window above is part of the Brevibacillus brevis NBRC 100599 genome. Proteins encoded here:
- a CDS encoding sensor histidine kinase: MDTKSKNKRFAVPVLVVMIVSISLALLTMADLYHKRENLQENNYFQSSGFNRELETFAELVKKVHVDYTGYTPGKLDEKTANQLKKEHEETLRSIKEDNQFLDRIKQAKSEGDNEKVAQLTEEYSQSMQEDIAKATLHYQEQVNNRIAEKDAEYEEQKNSLTLRSGSFKYYVTDKKNNKVYTNLAQEPTEWELARYARYTINLPNTIGDLESINRTYQLNQLSGIFYVPKDPDGYSQIHTDALYYDSIRDRLIGELVLLGGTLLILALCYWYLPVSKTLEVPIVVKSLALVRFIPLDIRMVLSFILGITYLIMIANMRFFFLPIDGEHFFTLAFVSLFTAYLLLQFMEAWLMYNQPERFTQQWQKSIFARQRVLLQESYANRGMFFKVSTLFILTVMFGMSIGFGFVALIESSGGLLILSFLYGMFYMTVVFPYALRRLGLMNRIMRGASEMAGGNLNTTIQKVKKGKLSDLAHSLNNITMGLKHAMEEQMKSERMKSELITNVSHDLKTPLTSIINYVTLLKQEDLTSEERKSYVDVLDRKADRLRVLIDDLFDAAKMSSGAVELNIEQVNVASLLNQSIAEFSDKIDQSTLTFRVTTEQPKIVAPLDGKKTWRVFENLIGNALKYSMPNTRVLIHLAETEDEVILTFKNVSAYEIDFDAQELFERFKRADQSRHTEGSGLGLAIAKSIVELQGGRLSIDIDGDYFKVTVVFRKHV
- a CDS encoding HPr family phosphocarrier protein; translated protein: MIRMNLEVAVSGGLHARPASVLVNLLNQYSSSVKMIYNDKQANGKSILSVMALGAKTGDEIMFEVEGADEQEVAASIAALFERNFAI